One stretch of Variovorax sp. 54 DNA includes these proteins:
- a CDS encoding helix-turn-helix domain-containing protein, which translates to MSASAAPPPIERSLAIAQARRELIEGDGPRPRAAARVDPGITRSWQRCLEAGRRPQQRVSFDPVSRTASRDVTECNRALVTAARPVIERLSRAIADTRYFAILTDARGIVVDVGTLPDGTDPAARYARDIGRVGVDLSENAIGTSAIGTALAEQESVWLHRGEHFFDDTSVYSCAGAPLFGPRGDCIGMLDLTGVQVVERPELRHLATMSARSIENLLVQREPCELLLRLLWPGCPSSETTEGLLCIDAAGHVTGANAAARQMLHQPLACHPGGLHFNDLFALPLHMMFDAARRGDATLEVPLWSGLRVQVRAQRGGSEHGDVPGVPGAATDGRPRLRDVETALIRKAVNDARGNVAEAARTLGISRATVYRKLWRGRPTGD; encoded by the coding sequence ATGTCCGCTTCCGCCGCCCCGCCTCCCATCGAGCGTTCGTTGGCCATTGCGCAGGCGCGCCGTGAGCTGATCGAAGGCGACGGTCCGCGTCCGCGCGCCGCCGCGCGGGTCGATCCGGGCATCACCCGCTCGTGGCAGCGCTGCCTCGAGGCCGGCCGCCGGCCCCAGCAGCGCGTGAGCTTCGACCCCGTGAGCCGCACCGCGAGCCGCGATGTCACGGAATGCAACCGTGCCCTGGTCACGGCGGCCCGTCCGGTGATCGAACGGCTCTCGCGGGCCATTGCCGACACCCGCTATTTCGCCATCCTGACCGACGCGCGCGGCATCGTGGTTGACGTGGGCACCCTGCCCGACGGCACCGACCCCGCCGCCCGCTACGCACGCGACATCGGGCGCGTGGGCGTCGACCTGTCCGAAAACGCCATCGGCACCAGCGCCATCGGCACGGCGCTGGCCGAGCAGGAATCGGTGTGGCTGCACCGGGGTGAACACTTCTTTGACGACACCAGCGTGTACAGCTGCGCCGGCGCGCCGCTCTTCGGCCCGCGAGGCGACTGCATCGGCATGCTCGACCTCACGGGCGTGCAGGTGGTCGAGCGGCCCGAGCTGCGCCACCTGGCCACGATGTCGGCGCGCAGCATCGAGAACCTGCTGGTGCAGCGCGAACCCTGCGAGCTGCTGCTGCGGCTGCTCTGGCCCGGCTGCCCGAGCAGCGAGACCACCGAAGGCCTGCTTTGCATCGACGCCGCCGGCCACGTCACCGGCGCCAACGCGGCGGCGCGGCAAATGCTGCACCAGCCGCTGGCCTGCCATCCGGGCGGCCTGCATTTCAACGACCTGTTCGCGCTGCCGCTGCACATGATGTTCGACGCCGCCCGGCGCGGCGACGCGACGCTCGAGGTGCCGCTGTGGTCGGGCCTGCGGGTGCAGGTGCGGGCCCAGCGCGGCGGCAGCGAGCACGGCGACGTGCCGGGTGTGCCCGGTGCCGCAACCGATGGCCGCCCCCGCCTGCGCGACGTGGAAACCGCGCTGATCCGCAAGGCAGTGAACGATGCACGCGGCAATGTGGCCGAGGCAGCGCGCACGCTGGGCATCAGCCGCGCCACGGTCTACCGCAAGCTCTGGCGCGGTCGGCCGACGGGCGACTGA
- a CDS encoding (2Fe-2S)-binding protein: MQVAFKVNGRPVTVDAPPNTFLVHAIREHLHLTGTHVGCDTAQCGACTVHLNGRAVKSCNILVAQAAGADVTTIEGIAEADGTMHPMQAAFKECHGLQCGFCTPGMVMSAIDLCTHHPKSSESEIRELLEGNLCRCTGYQNIVKAVKMGGEAMASGTPVKTTVAA; encoded by the coding sequence ATGCAGGTCGCTTTCAAGGTCAACGGCCGCCCGGTCACGGTCGACGCCCCACCGAACACCTTCCTTGTGCACGCGATCCGCGAGCACCTCCACCTCACCGGAACCCACGTCGGCTGCGACACCGCCCAGTGCGGCGCCTGCACGGTCCACCTGAACGGCCGCGCGGTCAAGTCGTGCAACATCCTGGTCGCGCAGGCGGCCGGTGCCGACGTCACCACCATCGAGGGCATTGCCGAAGCCGACGGCACCATGCACCCCATGCAGGCGGCCTTCAAGGAGTGCCATGGCCTGCAGTGCGGTTTCTGCACGCCGGGCATGGTCATGAGCGCCATCGACCTGTGCACCCACCACCCCAAATCGAGCGAATCGGAAATCCGCGAGCTGCTCGAGGGCAACCTGTGCCGTTGCACGGGCTACCAGAACATCGTGAAGGCCGTGAAGATGGGCGGCGAGGCCATGGCCTCGGGCACCCCGGTCAAGACCACCGTCGCAGCCTGA